From Pseudoleptotrichia goodfellowii, a single genomic window includes:
- a CDS encoding OmpA family protein yields the protein MGKRGRCMERKSRAIILMMLLLMLSIPTMAFRKLTTTQIRENSIRINALELDEIDITRVKGPKEVTVVLDERSLLFDFDKSNVKPQYYGILQNLKEYIEVNDYEVTIIGHTDSKGTNEYNMKLGMRRAESVKAKMIEFGVPASRIVGVETRGEEEPVATNETAEGRALNRRIEFKLVRKN from the coding sequence ATTGGAAAGAGAGGCAGATGCATGGAAAGAAAGTCAAGAGCAATAATATTAATGATGTTGTTATTGATGCTTTCGATTCCGACAATGGCTTTCAGAAAGTTGACGACAACACAGATAAGAGAGAACAGTATAAGAATAAATGCATTGGAATTGGATGAAATAGACATAACGAGAGTAAAAGGACCTAAGGAAGTAACAGTAGTATTGGATGAGAGATCATTGTTATTTGATTTTGACAAATCAAATGTAAAACCGCAATATTACGGAATATTACAAAACTTGAAAGAGTATATAGAAGTGAATGATTATGAAGTAACGATAATAGGACATACAGATTCTAAGGGAACAAACGAATACAACATGAAACTTGGAATGAGAAGAGCGGAAAGTGTAAAAGCTAAGATGATAGAGTTCGGAGTGCCTGCAAGTAGAATAGTGGGAGTAGAAACAAGAGGAGAAGAAGAGCCTGTAGCAACAAATGAAACAGCAGAAGGAAGAGCACTGAACAGAAGAATAGAGTTTAAACTTGTGAGAAAGAATTAA
- a CDS encoding adhesion protein FadA, with protein sequence MKKIILLLAGILTVSSVSYAAPQKSLEQSLNAIESKFNDLLEKEAQKKREFEAQKAQLEAEVEDLKAKEQGKEKLFEKLKKDSEVRWLRDKYKQVLNNYDTYYKNIAKMIREKEQKISELEAMLSVMN encoded by the coding sequence ATGAAAAAAATCATTTTATTACTGGCAGGAATATTAACAGTATCGTCAGTAAGTTATGCAGCACCGCAGAAGAGCTTGGAACAAAGTTTGAATGCGATAGAGTCAAAATTTAATGATTTACTAGAAAAAGAAGCACAAAAGAAAAGAGAGTTTGAAGCACAGAAAGCACAACTGGAAGCAGAAGTTGAAGACTTGAAAGCAAAAGAACAGGGGAAAGAAAAACTGTTTGAAAAGCTGAAAAAGGATTCGGAAGTAAGATGGTTAAGAGACAAGTATAAACAGGTTCTTAACAATTACGACACATACTATAAAAACATAGCAAAAATGATAAGAGAAAAAGAGCAGAAGATAAGTGAATTAGAAGCAATGTTATCAGTGATGAATTAG
- a CDS encoding glycoside hydrolase family 10 protein: protein MKAISKILLIIMLITGALNLYGREGVSDYNPENDDEILKIIDSYSNDDFSVSNTKTKKTAAKKNKKELRGVWVASVINIDWPSKKGLSVSEQKREFISVLENVKKWNMNAVFVQIKPVGDTFYPSKYAPWSEYLTGVQGENPGYDPLKFMIEEAHKRNIEFHAWFNPYRLTMGGGREKLSRDNIGNKRPEWTVMYGGKLYLNPGIPEVNDYVVDSIVEVVKKYDVDGVHMDDYFYPYKVKGQEYPDSQQYRKYGGKFSNIGDWRRNNINKLIEKLHNSIKKENKNVSFGISPFGVWRNASTDPVRGSQTQAGVQNYDDLYADILYWMDKHWIDYVAPQIYWVRGFKVADYSTLINWWSKYAGKTNTDLYIGHAAYKVNDWSNPNELVEQVKLNRKYPEIKGSIFFSYKSLVPNPKNVTNNLLNGPYSN from the coding sequence GTGAAAGCAATATCAAAAATATTATTAATCATTATGTTAATCACAGGAGCGTTGAATTTATACGGTAGAGAAGGTGTATCCGATTATAATCCTGAAAATGATGATGAAATATTAAAAATAATAGACAGCTACAGTAATGATGATTTCAGTGTTTCAAATACAAAGACAAAAAAGACTGCAGCGAAAAAAAATAAAAAAGAACTTAGAGGAGTATGGGTTGCAAGTGTTATTAATATTGACTGGCCTTCTAAAAAAGGACTCAGTGTAAGTGAACAGAAAAGAGAATTTATCTCGGTGCTTGAAAATGTAAAAAAATGGAATATGAATGCCGTATTTGTTCAGATAAAACCTGTAGGAGATACTTTTTATCCTTCGAAATATGCTCCGTGGTCTGAATATTTGACAGGTGTTCAGGGAGAAAATCCCGGTTATGATCCGTTAAAATTTATGATAGAAGAGGCTCACAAGAGAAATATAGAATTTCATGCATGGTTTAATCCTTACAGACTTACTATGGGTGGAGGCAGAGAAAAACTTTCGAGAGATAATATAGGAAATAAAAGACCCGAATGGACAGTAATGTACGGAGGGAAATTATATCTCAATCCGGGAATACCCGAAGTAAATGATTATGTTGTGGACAGTATAGTGGAAGTAGTAAAAAAATATGATGTAGACGGAGTTCATATGGATGACTATTTCTATCCTTACAAAGTAAAGGGTCAGGAATATCCCGACAGTCAGCAGTACAGAAAATACGGCGGAAAATTTTCCAATATAGGAGACTGGAGAAGAAATAATATAAATAAATTAATCGAAAAGCTCCATAATTCAATAAAAAAAGAAAATAAAAATGTTTCTTTCGGTATAAGTCCTTTCGGAGTTTGGAGAAACGCCTCGACAGATCCTGTAAGAGGTTCTCAGACACAGGCGGGAGTTCAGAATTATGACGATCTGTATGCAGACATACTTTACTGGATGGACAAACATTGGATAGATTATGTTGCACCTCAGATTTACTGGGTAAGAGGATTTAAAGTAGCAGATTACAGTACTCTTATAAATTGGTGGAGTAAATATGCAGGAAAAACAAACACTGATCTGTATATAGGACATGCTGCCTACAAAGTAAATGACTGGTCAAATCCTAATGAGTTGGTAGAACAGGTAAAACTTAACAGAAAATATCCGGAAATAAAGGGAAGTATATTTTTCAGTTATAAATCACTGGTGCCGAATCCGAAAAATGTAACAAATAACTTATTAAACGGACCTTACAGCAATTAA
- a CDS encoding endonuclease/exonuclease/phosphatase family protein yields the protein MKFLLYNIRYGTGKYLKQPLKHIRGYLGHSLSHVSRIGEFIKGYNPDIVGLVEVDLGSFRTEEKNQAELLGKITGNHCVFQYKYQKNSRYMKVPMVRKQGNALLSKTEIKSKKFHYLNNGMKKLVMEIETNSVTVFLVHLALGGKTRLKQIVQLRKLIQDCRKPFIVAGDFNVLWGNEEIELFLEASGLHNVNVHREPTFPSWAPKKELDFILCSKEIKVKEFQVIKTLLSDHLPVIIDFEIKKDGYKN from the coding sequence ATGAAATTTCTTTTATACAATATAAGATACGGAACAGGTAAATATTTGAAACAGCCGTTAAAACATATTAGGGGATATTTGGGACATTCGTTAAGTCATGTTTCCCGAATAGGTGAATTTATAAAAGGATATAATCCTGATATAGTAGGATTGGTAGAGGTGGATTTGGGATCTTTCAGAACCGAAGAAAAAAATCAGGCTGAACTGCTCGGAAAAATAACGGGAAATCATTGTGTTTTTCAGTATAAATATCAGAAAAATTCACGATACATGAAAGTACCTATGGTAAGAAAGCAGGGAAATGCTCTTTTATCAAAAACAGAGATTAAATCGAAAAAATTTCATTATCTGAACAACGGGATGAAAAAACTTGTTATGGAAATTGAAACGAATTCTGTTACTGTTTTTCTTGTCCATCTAGCATTGGGAGGAAAAACGAGATTGAAACAGATTGTCCAATTAAGAAAATTGATACAGGACTGCAGAAAACCTTTTATTGTTGCAGGAGATTTCAATGTTCTTTGGGGAAATGAAGAAATAGAGCTTTTTTTGGAAGCAAGCGGACTGCACAATGTAAATGTACATAGAGAGCCTACATTTCCAAGCTGGGCACCTAAAAAGGAACTTGATTTTATTTTGTGTTCAAAAGAAATAAAAGTAAAAGAATTTCAGGTTATAAAAACATTATTGTCGGATCATCTGCCTGTTATTATAGATTTTGAGATAAAAAAAGACGGTTATAAAAATTAA
- a CDS encoding O-methyltransferase: protein MLENFIESSKYSQNLFQTEDEKIVGIEKESLENNVPIITKEVLNFMIFTAKGIKARNILEIGTATGYSGIFLGKIANENGGTFTSIEIDEKRYNKAVENFEKVGILDKNRLILGDALEKIPEIAQIEENSKRETFDFIFIDAAKGQYMKFFEMCYDLLNENGIIFIDNIMFRGLVTSEEKDIPKRYKTIVNRLKQFIEKLNYEYDFVLLPFGDGVGLVRK from the coding sequence ATGTTGGAAAATTTTATTGAATCCTCAAAATACAGTCAAAATCTGTTTCAGACAGAAGACGAAAAGATAGTCGGGATAGAAAAGGAAAGTCTTGAAAATAATGTGCCGATAATAACAAAAGAGGTACTTAATTTTATGATTTTTACTGCAAAGGGGATAAAAGCACGGAATATACTTGAGATAGGAACTGCTACAGGATATTCGGGAATATTTCTTGGAAAAATTGCAAATGAAAACGGTGGAACTTTTACAAGTATTGAAATAGATGAAAAAAGATACAATAAAGCAGTTGAAAATTTTGAAAAAGTCGGAATTTTGGATAAAAACAGACTTATATTAGGTGATGCACTGGAAAAAATACCTGAAATTGCACAGATTGAAGAAAACAGTAAAAGAGAAACTTTTGATTTTATATTCATTGATGCGGCAAAGGGTCAATATATGAAGTTTTTTGAGATGTGTTATGATCTATTAAATGAGAACGGCATTATATTTATTGATAATATAATGTTCAGAGGTCTTGTAACATCTGAGGAAAAAGATATTCCGAAAAGATATAAAACAATAGTAAATCGATTAAAACAGTTTATAGAAAAACTGAATTATGAATATGACTTCGTTTTACTGCCTTTCGGCGACGGAGTAGGATTGGTTAGGAAGTAG
- a CDS encoding type II secretion system F family protein: protein MTGFLSKKKLHKVKDKELLSFTKNMYYLLKGKVNLIDSLEIISMNYEGEFREKIIQTKKLVEKGKPLNTAFEKVVKDREFLELIKIGEQTGNLETVFKNLSEKYEFKEKIRKDITGLSVYPLTVIVTAVVIVVILLKFVVPKFVMIYSDTGQKLPLMTRITVKISALLDKYGLFLLILSIFFIWTAVYLKKKNEEKFEQLILNTFLLGNLYREMCILNFTRSMYSLTSADISFLESLKMCTNSNSLLLNGEVKKIITKVEKGENIKKSFYNLRFFNREYITFLNIGEKTGVISDAFHNLYEIYYEKVREKIQLFLKIFEPLSIIFIAMIIGIIMLSVMLPIFKMGEAL, encoded by the coding sequence ATGACCGGTTTTTTGAGTAAAAAAAAGTTGCACAAAGTGAAAGACAAAGAATTGCTTTCGTTTACGAAAAATATGTATTATCTGTTAAAAGGAAAAGTAAATTTAATAGATTCTCTTGAAATAATTTCTATGAATTATGAAGGAGAATTTAGGGAAAAAATAATACAGACAAAGAAACTTGTGGAGAAAGGAAAGCCTTTAAATACAGCTTTTGAAAAAGTAGTAAAAGACAGAGAATTTTTAGAATTAATAAAAATAGGAGAGCAGACGGGTAATCTTGAAACCGTTTTCAAAAATTTATCCGAAAAATACGAATTTAAAGAAAAAATCAGAAAAGATATAACAGGCTTAAGCGTGTACCCGTTGACAGTTATTGTTACAGCCGTTGTAATTGTCGTAATACTTTTAAAATTCGTAGTTCCTAAATTTGTTATGATTTATTCCGATACAGGACAGAAACTTCCTTTGATGACAAGAATTACGGTTAAAATAAGTGCTCTTCTTGATAAATACGGATTATTTTTATTGATTTTATCAATTTTTTTTATTTGGACGGCTGTTTATCTGAAAAAGAAAAATGAAGAAAAATTCGAGCAGCTAATACTGAATACTTTTTTGTTGGGTAATCTTTACAGAGAAATGTGCATTTTGAACTTTACAAGAAGTATGTATTCTCTTACGAGTGCTGATATTTCTTTTCTTGAGTCTCTTAAAATGTGCACAAATTCAAACAGTTTGTTATTAAACGGAGAAGTGAAGAAAATTATTACAAAAGTGGAAAAAGGAGAAAATATAAAGAAGTCTTTTTACAATTTGAGATTTTTCAATCGGGAATATATAACTTTCCTTAATATAGGAGAAAAGACGGGAGTAATATCCGACGCTTTTCATAATCTGTATGAAATATATTATGAGAAAGTGAGAGAAAAAATACAGTTGTTTCTTAAAATTTTTGAGCCGCTGTCGATAATATTTATAGCAATGATAATAGGAATAATAATGCTTTCGGTAATGCTGCCTATATTTAAAATGGGAGAGGCACTGTAA
- a CDS encoding MFS transporter — protein MNTKHKIIRQKINNTKKYSIFEAVFYNGFYVGMQGFVMLSLAIYFNFSPFFISIVSVLPTAGFFLQIFTKSVNRFLGHRRKTLMMSTVISRLAVCVLPFAVLLDIRQPVLYFMIMFIYALFSPFVNNVWTATMVEIIDKKDRGKYFGIRNFFSSLSTVIYILFYGYLLSMEDKKTAMFLLTSSMAVSAIVSTIFMHFHYIPRLGEKIQKVSIKSALKNKNFVIYLKFAAVWLFTWELLKPLFEYYRIKVLGVDIIFISQMGVLTAILSSGLYVLYGKLSDKYGNKTMLRMGIFFTTYYVLIYFSMTDDNKISMLFTAAIVDAIGFTAITLSLLNLLMEIAEEPADAYVGAYAIVSGLVAVSAGIFGGVLGTYVNNGVIYIFGETFHTIRIAFMIGFILRLYCLLQLTRVDSFEKTFVYNGGIPIKNIFSKRIFSVGSNYIKTFRDKMNGHDHEEDKKSEDNLYNDENNEINDNNDVSDKNENTVNNEQNIKENKEETQNKENEEKTV, from the coding sequence GTGAACACAAAGCATAAAATAATAAGACAGAAAATAAATAATACGAAGAAATATTCAATATTCGAGGCGGTATTTTATAACGGATTCTATGTAGGGATGCAGGGCTTCGTTATGTTAAGTCTGGCTATATATTTTAATTTCAGTCCGTTTTTTATATCTATAGTATCGGTATTGCCGACAGCAGGGTTTTTCTTGCAAATTTTCACAAAATCCGTGAACAGGTTTTTAGGACACAGAAGAAAAACTTTAATGATGTCCACTGTAATATCAAGATTGGCAGTCTGTGTGTTGCCTTTTGCAGTGTTGCTTGATATAAGGCAGCCTGTACTGTATTTTATGATAATGTTCATTTACGCATTATTTTCGCCTTTTGTAAATAATGTATGGACAGCTACAATGGTTGAAATTATTGATAAAAAGGATAGAGGAAAATATTTCGGAATAAGAAACTTTTTTTCTTCTCTGTCGACAGTAATTTATATTTTATTTTACGGATATTTGCTGTCAATGGAAGATAAGAAAACGGCAATGTTTCTTTTGACTTCTTCTATGGCTGTATCGGCGATAGTGTCAACAATATTTATGCACTTTCATTACATTCCCCGTTTAGGAGAAAAAATACAGAAAGTAAGTATAAAGTCTGCATTGAAAAATAAGAATTTTGTTATTTACCTTAAGTTTGCAGCAGTCTGGCTTTTTACGTGGGAGCTTTTAAAACCTCTTTTCGAGTATTACAGAATAAAAGTTCTAGGTGTTGATATTATTTTTATATCCCAAATGGGAGTTTTAACTGCTATACTGTCGAGCGGATTGTACGTCCTTTACGGGAAGCTGTCTGACAAATACGGAAATAAAACAATGCTCAGAATGGGAATATTTTTTACGACGTATTATGTGTTGATTTATTTTTCAATGACTGACGATAATAAAATATCCATGTTATTTACAGCGGCTATAGTAGATGCCATAGGATTTACAGCGATTACCTTGAGCCTTTTGAATCTGCTTATGGAAATTGCCGAAGAGCCTGCCGACGCTTATGTAGGAGCTTATGCAATAGTTTCTGGACTGGTAGCGGTTTCAGCAGGGATTTTCGGAGGAGTTTTGGGAACGTACGTAAATAACGGAGTTATTTATATTTTCGGAGAAACTTTCCATACAATAAGAATAGCTTTTATGATAGGATTTATATTAAGGCTATACTGTCTGCTTCAGCTGACAAGGGTGGATTCTTTTGAAAAAACTTTTGTTTATAACGGGGGTATTCCAATAAAGAATATATTTTCCAAAAGGATATTTTCTGTAGGTTCCAACTATATAAAAACGTTCAGAGATAAAATGAACGGACACGATCACGAAGAAGACAAGAAGTCGGAAGATAATCTGTATAATGATGAAAATAATGAAATAAATGATAATAATGATGTTTCAGATAAAAATGAGAATACTGTAAACAATGAGCAGAATATAAAAGAAAATAAAGAAGAAACTCAAAATAAAGAAAACGAAGAAAAAACGGTATAA
- a CDS encoding ROK family protein, whose amino-acid sequence MAVIAAVEAGGTKFICGLGTEEGKIIEKINIPTTNPEETMKRVIKYFKDKKFDVMGVGSFGPIDPVKGSKTYGYITKTPKPYWSDYNMIGELKKHYDVPMEFDTDVNGAALAESWWGAGTGLKNLVYITVGTGIGAGAVVNGTMLQGLTHPEMGHIFLKRHPEDKFEGRCPFHKDCLEGMAAGPAIEDRWGKKGQELMDKDEVWELEAYYLAQALVNYILILSPQRIIMGGGVMKQQQLFPLIRKNVQKFLNNYVYKKEILEEIEKYIVYPGLGDDAGFIGSIALGKIALDSLK is encoded by the coding sequence ATGGCAGTAATTGCAGCAGTAGAAGCAGGGGGAACAAAGTTTATTTGCGGTTTGGGGACTGAAGAAGGAAAAATTATAGAAAAAATCAATATTCCTACTACAAATCCTGAGGAAACAATGAAGAGAGTTATCAAATATTTTAAGGATAAAAAATTCGATGTTATGGGTGTAGGAAGTTTCGGGCCGATAGATCCTGTAAAAGGCTCGAAAACATACGGGTACATAACAAAAACTCCGAAACCTTACTGGAGTGATTATAATATGATAGGAGAGTTAAAGAAACATTATGATGTTCCTATGGAATTTGACACCGATGTAAACGGAGCTGCCCTTGCAGAATCATGGTGGGGAGCAGGCACAGGATTGAAAAACCTCGTTTACATAACAGTGGGGACAGGAATAGGAGCAGGAGCCGTAGTGAACGGTACAATGCTTCAGGGACTTACTCATCCTGAAATGGGACATATATTTTTAAAAAGACATCCTGAAGATAAATTTGAAGGAAGATGTCCTTTTCATAAAGACTGCCTTGAAGGAATGGCTGCAGGGCCTGCTATTGAAGACAGATGGGGGAAAAAAGGGCAGGAACTTATGGATAAAGATGAAGTTTGGGAACTGGAAGCTTATTATCTTGCTCAGGCTTTAGTAAATTATATATTGATTTTATCTCCGCAAAGAATAATTATGGGAGGCGGGGTAATGAAACAGCAGCAATTATTTCCTCTTATAAGAAAGAATGTTCAGAAATTTTTAAATAATTATGTTTATAAAAAAGAAATTTTGGAAGAAATAGAGAAATATATTGTATATCCGGGCTTAGGAGATGATGCAGGATTTATAGGCTCTATAGCATTAGGGAAAATCGCTTTGGATTCATTGAAATAA
- the rfaE1 gene encoding D-glycero-beta-D-manno-heptose-7-phosphate kinase: protein MISVERLEEILNRFDKVKIAVVGDMMLDEYLIGKVNRISPEAPVPVVNIEEERFVLGGASNVANNLRSLDGKVSVYGVIGKDDNGEKFLKELSLKEIDSSTIVKDETRPTIIKSRVLSQGQQLLRLDWEKDTDISKDMQDKIIKNLEENIEKIDAILLSDYNKGVLTKYLSEKIINIAKKHNKKIVVDPKPQNFKNYKGATSMTPNRKEILDYFGMKKFESEEEIAQKMKELKEELELENVVLTRSEEGISLFEKEHKRIPTVAREVYDVTGAGDTFISTFLLAVSAGADLYEAGVIANMASGIVVGKIGTATATRKEIIEFYHNKMEKENY from the coding sequence ATGATTTCTGTTGAAAGACTGGAAGAAATATTAAATAGATTTGACAAAGTGAAAATTGCAGTTGTTGGAGATATGATGCTAGACGAATATTTAATAGGAAAAGTGAACAGAATTTCTCCTGAAGCACCTGTACCTGTTGTAAATATTGAAGAGGAAAGATTTGTTCTGGGAGGAGCTTCTAACGTTGCAAATAACTTGAGAAGTCTTGACGGGAAAGTTTCTGTTTACGGTGTTATAGGTAAAGATGATAACGGAGAGAAATTTTTAAAGGAACTTTCTCTAAAAGAAATAGATTCTTCGACTATTGTAAAAGATGAAACAAGACCGACGATAATAAAAAGCAGAGTTTTATCTCAGGGGCAGCAGCTTCTAAGGCTTGATTGGGAAAAGGATACTGATATTTCAAAAGATATGCAGGATAAAATTATAAAAAATCTTGAGGAAAATATAGAAAAAATAGATGCGATACTACTATCCGATTATAATAAAGGAGTATTGACAAAATATCTTTCGGAAAAAATAATAAATATTGCAAAAAAACATAATAAAAAAATTGTAGTGGACCCTAAGCCTCAAAATTTCAAAAATTATAAAGGGGCAACTTCCATGACACCTAACAGGAAAGAGATACTTGACTATTTCGGGATGAAAAAGTTTGAAAGTGAAGAAGAAATTGCTCAAAAAATGAAAGAATTGAAAGAGGAACTGGAACTTGAAAATGTTGTGCTGACAAGAAGTGAAGAAGGGATTTCTCTGTTTGAAAAAGAACATAAAAGAATCCCTACTGTTGCAAGGGAAGTTTATGATGTGACCGGAGCGGGGGACACTTTTATATCAACGTTTTTATTGGCTGTAAGTGCCGGAGCCGATTTATATGAAGCCGGAGTGATTGCAAATATGGCTTCGGGGATTGTTGTCGGGAAAATCGGAACTGCAACTGCCACAAGAAAAGAAATAATAGAATTTTATCACAATAAAATGGAAAAAGAAAATTATTAA
- a CDS encoding type II secretion system protein GspD, with translation MTKIIKNRFINILFTVFYFVTGIYIFPAKITDYVNKEDAKKANKIFIYKDNRENINLNQEINKTTNQKENNGVNSGTTGVNGNNQNVQNQKKDEKIEEINLEYRDVKEVSEKLNGFNNLKLVGIDNKIIISGEMKEIEQIRKIIKSLDRPKDQIIIKGTIIDTSSNLFEKLGVDWNINSNNPEPAKSNLVAKFLNGEITIGSIFASGGKFLGIDFNLLRENGDIKIEAMPTLLIMEDEEGELKVTEEVLVGEKKTTKNNTDYTEPIFSEAGIVFKILPEIRKISGEKKILLKIDTEISNFKLTSNYSSGSGAKQKNQTKTIITLNNGGSTFIGGLKQNVTKETIKKVPFFSNIPIIGPLFKYKRNNKEVRDIYIEIEAVIQEMGN, from the coding sequence ATGACAAAAATAATAAAAAACAGGTTTATAAATATTCTGTTTACGGTTTTTTATTTTGTGACGGGAATTTATATTTTCCCGGCAAAAATAACTGATTATGTAAATAAAGAAGATGCTAAAAAGGCAAATAAAATATTTATATATAAAGATAACAGAGAAAATATAAATCTTAATCAGGAAATAAACAAAACAACAAATCAGAAAGAGAATAACGGAGTAAATTCCGGAACTACAGGAGTTAACGGAAATAATCAAAATGTTCAAAATCAGAAAAAAGACGAAAAAATAGAAGAAATAAATCTTGAATACAGAGATGTCAAGGAAGTGTCTGAAAAACTGAACGGTTTTAATAATTTAAAGCTCGTAGGAATTGATAATAAAATTATAATAAGCGGTGAAATGAAAGAAATAGAACAAATAAGAAAAATAATAAAATCCCTTGACAGACCGAAAGATCAGATAATTATAAAAGGAACTATAATAGATACGAGTTCAAATCTGTTTGAGAAACTGGGAGTGGACTGGAATATCAATTCCAATAATCCCGAGCCTGCAAAATCAAATCTTGTGGCAAAGTTTTTAAACGGAGAAATAACCATAGGTTCAATATTTGCAAGTGGAGGAAAGTTTCTGGGAATTGATTTTAACCTGTTGAGAGAAAACGGAGATATAAAAATAGAAGCCATGCCGACTTTGCTCATTATGGAAGATGAAGAAGGAGAACTGAAAGTTACTGAGGAAGTTCTTGTCGGTGAAAAGAAAACAACAAAAAACAATACTGATTATACAGAGCCTATTTTTTCAGAAGCGGGAATAGTTTTTAAAATTTTGCCTGAAATCAGAAAGATAAGCGGAGAAAAGAAAATTTTGCTGAAAATAGATACAGAAATCAGTAATTTCAAACTTACTTCCAATTACAGTTCAGGTTCCGGAGCAAAACAGAAAAATCAGACTAAAACAATAATAACTTTGAATAATGGCGGATCAACATTTATAGGAGGACTAAAACAGAATGTAACAAAAGAAACAATAAAAAAAGTTCCGTTTTTTTCGAATATTCCTATAATAGGACCTTTATTTAAGTATAAAAGAAATAATAAAGAAGTGAGAGATATTTATATTGAAATAGAAGCAGTGATACAGGAGATGGGAAATTAA
- a CDS encoding prepilin-type N-terminal cleavage/methylation domain-containing protein gives MKKYNKNKGYLLLEILICMFLFSVLVFVISVFLKRVVLIEKEKKENQLMYENVYFISDKIIEDIKNRDMEAFGYEGNTDNIHIKNEEIIMKKDGKFYKLEYSKGKLYVSDGDDITNLGTKSIIGQYDNVEFKRIDDLLVINLKYKKNNEVKVLNLL, from the coding sequence ATGAAAAAATATAATAAAAATAAAGGATATCTGCTTTTGGAAATATTAATATGTATGTTTTTATTTTCAGTTTTAGTATTTGTAATATCTGTATTTTTAAAAAGAGTTGTTTTAATAGAAAAAGAAAAGAAAGAAAATCAGTTAATGTATGAAAATGTCTATTTTATAAGTGATAAAATAATAGAAGATATTAAAAACAGGGATATGGAAGCTTTTGGATATGAAGGAAATACAGATAATATTCATATAAAGAATGAAGAGATTATTATGAAAAAAGACGGTAAATTTTATAAACTTGAATACAGTAAAGGAAAATTGTATGTTTCAGACGGAGATGATATAACAAATTTAGGGACAAAATCAATTATCGGACAGTACGATAATGTTGAATTTAAAAGAATAGATGATCTGCTGGTTATAAATTTGAAGTATAAAAAAAATAATGAAGTAAAAGTTCTGAATTTACTTTGA